In Bacillus sp. SB49, a single window of DNA contains:
- the pstA gene encoding phosphate ABC transporter permease PstA, which yields MLGQKEQTIKRRMEGRVAVNKIMMALFGLATAVGLIFLVLLFYRVLTQGIGYLSWDYISNFPAPYPEEAGIYAGLIGSIFLMIIVAIVSVVIGVATAIYLEEYAPKNKMTDFIRVNIQNLAGVPSIVFGLLGLTFFVYMFSFGYTLLAGGLTMALLILPVIVVATQESIRSVPAEIKEASYGMGASKWQTIQRVILPAAVPGILTGTIIALSRAIGETAPLIIVGAATAIYTLPESLLAKYTVMPIQIYNWTGRPQEEWQFVAGAGIIILLAVLLLMNSIAVVIRNKYQKRF from the coding sequence ATGCTTGGACAAAAGGAACAAACCATAAAGAGACGAATGGAAGGAAGAGTAGCTGTCAATAAAATCATGATGGCACTGTTCGGGCTTGCGACCGCTGTAGGACTCATCTTCCTCGTCCTGCTCTTTTATCGTGTATTGACTCAAGGAATTGGCTATTTAAGCTGGGATTACATTTCTAACTTTCCTGCTCCCTATCCGGAAGAAGCAGGAATTTATGCCGGTCTCATCGGTTCGATCTTTCTTATGATCATTGTTGCGATTGTATCAGTGGTCATAGGCGTGGCTACGGCCATTTATTTAGAGGAATATGCACCGAAGAATAAGATGACGGATTTCATCCGTGTCAATATCCAGAACCTTGCCGGCGTTCCATCTATCGTGTTTGGTCTACTGGGTCTGACATTTTTCGTTTACATGTTCAGCTTCGGTTATACCTTGCTTGCTGGAGGATTGACGATGGCTCTCTTGATTCTTCCGGTCATCGTTGTAGCTACGCAGGAATCCATCCGGTCTGTACCGGCGGAAATTAAAGAAGCGTCATACGGAATGGGAGCTTCCAAATGGCAGACGATTCAGCGGGTAATCCTGCCGGCTGCCGTACCTGGTATTCTGACGGGAACAATCATCGCCCTTTCCAGAGCCATCGGAGAAACGGCTCCGCTCATCATCGTCGGAGCGGCCACAGCGATCTATACGCTGCCGGAATCGCTGCTTGCGAAGTACACGGTCATGCCGATTCAAATTTATAACTGGACGGGCCGCCCGCAGGAAGAATGGCAGTTTGTTGCAGGGGCCGGGATCATCATTCTTCTTGCCGTATTGTTGCTCATGAACTCTATTGCCGTTGTAATCAGAAACAAATATCAAAAACGTTTTTAA
- a CDS encoding superoxide dismutase, whose product MAKFELPELPYAYDALEPTIDKETMNIHHTKHHNGYVTKLNGALEGHADLQDKSLEELLANNLSVVPEEIRTAVRRNGGGHANHSLFWTILSPNGGGEPAGDLATKINDTFGSFDKFKEEFESAATGRFGSGWAWLVVNNGNLEVIDTLNQDSPIMEGKTPILGLDVWEHAYYLNYQNRRPDYVSAFWNVVNWDEVSKRFDAAK is encoded by the coding sequence ATGGCTAAATTTGAACTACCAGAACTACCTTACGCCTATGATGCACTAGAACCAACAATCGATAAGGAAACAATGAACATCCACCATACGAAGCACCACAACGGCTACGTTACGAAACTGAACGGCGCGTTGGAAGGTCACGCGGATCTTCAGGACAAATCTCTTGAGGAATTGCTTGCCAATAACCTTTCTGTCGTACCGGAAGAAATTCGTACAGCTGTTCGCCGCAACGGTGGTGGACATGCCAACCACAGCTTGTTCTGGACAATTCTTTCTCCGAATGGCGGCGGTGAGCCGGCAGGAGATCTTGCTACGAAGATCAATGATACGTTCGGAAGCTTTGACAAGTTCAAAGAAGAATTCGAATCCGCAGCAACAGGCCGTTTCGGTTCCGGTTGGGCTTGGCTAGTAGTCAATAATGGCAACCTTGAAGTAATCGATACCCTTAACCAGGATTCACCGATTATGGAAGGAAAAACTCCAATCCTAGGTCTTGACGTTTGGGAGCATGCATACTACCTGAACTACCAAAACCGTCGTCCTGACTATGTTTCCGCATTTTGGAACGTTGTCAACTGGGATGAAGTATCGAAGCGCTTCGACGCTGCAAAATAA
- a CDS encoding peptidoglycan D,D-transpeptidase FtsI family protein, with product MGKKNKNKYNQNSHLPFRLNIVFFVVFVLFAAIILQLGVVQILNGEEAQDEIDRTENTTTTIPVPRGEMYDRYGRVVVDNKPLYSITYTPSKGVQATDKLELAEKLAAYIDMDHDNLTDRDLKEYFFLLHEEEITERVEDKVDDDMDNGEVYKVQLDSIKDDEISGYDDQTKEVIAIKKELDQAYALAPHVVKNADISEKEYSAVAENLEMLPGINVTADWERDYPYESLFRSYIGGITSSKQGIPKDQMDRLMSLDYSRNDRVGVSGLEQQYEDVLRGTKEKVQYETDSRNNVINTKVVREGERGKDLVLTIDAELQEQVDKIVQEELAAAIQKAPGQNRHLRSSMAVVSNPKTGEILAISGQQYNRVIEEGGSRFTDVSHQAVYNSYTPGSSIKGATILTGLHEGAIQPGQTFFDKPMYINGLKKGSLSQNNGTVNDITALQKSSNVYMFFLARRLGGDYGMDYNVKGLSLKEGTLDKFVYNFNQFGLGVKTGIDFPYESTGVNGEISNPGEILDFSIGQFHSYTAMQLNQYVSTIANGGYRIQPHLVKSIHDPSQQEGLGPIYKDYDPKVLNRIDMDPSYIERVQEGFRQVFQTSGGTASSVFSSPAYKKYKMAGKTGTAEAPATVPDGQGGNTYVEELLNKVLVGYAPYDDPEIAFSVVTPHVGEDANSTFNVSNNIGARIGKAYFDLKEERAEKGLTMSGDEEQVQGTEEEQTTEEE from the coding sequence ATGGGGAAGAAAAACAAGAATAAATACAATCAGAATTCACATCTTCCTTTCCGTTTGAACATCGTGTTTTTTGTTGTCTTTGTCCTATTTGCAGCGATCATTCTGCAGCTGGGTGTCGTACAGATACTCAACGGGGAAGAAGCACAGGATGAAATTGACCGAACAGAGAATACGACTACGACCATACCGGTCCCCCGCGGGGAAATGTATGATCGCTATGGAAGGGTAGTCGTCGATAATAAGCCGCTGTATTCCATTACATACACGCCGTCCAAAGGGGTACAGGCGACGGATAAATTGGAACTGGCAGAGAAGCTTGCCGCGTACATCGATATGGACCATGATAATTTGACCGATCGGGATCTGAAAGAGTATTTCTTCTTATTACATGAAGAAGAGATTACAGAACGGGTCGAAGATAAAGTCGATGATGATATGGATAATGGAGAAGTGTATAAGGTTCAGCTCGACAGCATCAAAGATGACGAAATTTCCGGCTATGATGATCAGACGAAGGAAGTCATCGCGATCAAGAAAGAACTGGACCAGGCCTACGCGCTTGCACCGCACGTGGTGAAAAATGCAGATATATCGGAGAAGGAGTATTCTGCTGTAGCGGAAAACTTGGAAATGCTTCCCGGTATTAACGTAACCGCAGACTGGGAACGGGATTATCCTTACGAGTCCCTGTTCCGCAGCTACATCGGAGGCATCACGTCAAGCAAGCAGGGTATTCCAAAGGATCAGATGGATCGTCTGATGTCGCTCGATTACAGCCGCAACGACCGTGTCGGCGTCAGCGGCCTCGAACAGCAGTATGAGGACGTCTTAAGAGGTACAAAAGAGAAAGTCCAATACGAAACCGACAGCCGCAACAACGTCATCAACACGAAAGTCGTGAGAGAAGGAGAGCGGGGGAAAGATCTCGTTCTGACAATCGATGCGGAATTACAGGAACAAGTCGACAAAATCGTCCAGGAGGAGCTCGCGGCTGCCATTCAGAAGGCGCCGGGACAGAACCGTCATTTAAGGTCCTCCATGGCCGTCGTCTCCAATCCGAAGACCGGCGAGATTCTTGCCATATCCGGCCAGCAGTATAACCGCGTCATCGAAGAGGGCGGCTCGAGGTTCACCGATGTTTCCCACCAGGCGGTGTACAACTCGTACACCCCGGGGTCCTCTATTAAGGGAGCGACGATTTTGACCGGTTTACATGAAGGGGCTATTCAGCCCGGGCAGACATTCTTTGACAAACCAATGTATATTAATGGATTGAAAAAAGGTTCCTTATCCCAAAACAATGGAACTGTAAATGATATTACAGCCCTGCAGAAGTCATCAAACGTATACATGTTCTTCCTCGCAAGAAGGCTGGGTGGAGATTACGGGATGGATTATAATGTCAAAGGATTATCTCTTAAAGAGGGAACTCTTGATAAGTTCGTTTATAATTTCAATCAATTCGGTCTAGGTGTAAAGACCGGAATAGATTTCCCATATGAATCGACCGGTGTAAATGGAGAGATTTCAAATCCAGGAGAGATTCTCGATTTCTCTATCGGTCAGTTCCACAGTTATACAGCGATGCAGCTCAATCAGTATGTATCCACGATCGCTAATGGCGGTTACCGTATTCAGCCGCATCTTGTGAAGAGCATTCACGACCCTTCCCAACAGGAGGGGCTGGGACCGATATACAAAGACTATGATCCAAAGGTCTTGAATCGTATCGATATGGATCCCTCCTATATCGAACGGGTGCAGGAAGGGTTCCGCCAAGTGTTCCAGACGAGCGGGGGAACGGCGAGCAGCGTGTTCTCCAGTCCTGCCTATAAAAAGTATAAAATGGCAGGGAAAACCGGAACGGCGGAAGCGCCGGCTACCGTCCCGGACGGGCAGGGCGGCAATACGTATGTAGAGGAATTATTGAACAAAGTGCTGGTAGGTTATGCGCCTTACGATGATCCGGAAATCGCCTTTTCCGTCGTTACGCCGCACGTCGGTGAAGACGCCAACAGTACGTTCAATGTCAGTAACAACATCGGTGCCCGGATCGGCAAAGCCTACTTCGATCTGAAGGAAGAGCGCGCAGAGAAGGGCTTGACGATGAGCGGAGATGAAGAACAGGTACAAGGAACAGAAGAAGAGCAGACGACCGAAGAAGAGTGA
- a CDS encoding methyl-accepting chemotaxis protein gives MLNDVGRKFKQRRMGSRRRSLSFQWRLSLVLALFLLIAVILIGFLSYSKAKESQMQFIQDRLDRELVMIQDISKQLMYAFVGEEEQFQKRMQVYVNAQQAQLVQDGLDAEMYLLTDSGIITYSSNREEIFPEEYLDKIKETESGTKTWKVDGEEILVTFAPVQELQGIYIIRIPAADIMEEINNLAAYIFFIGVLVFVLTVLVVYWAVKKIVRPLNRLEGVMDKAGEGTLKDPSFVKTTIPEIQSLKKSYSKLISKITGILSSVTAAAHRLGEGGEGLRRAFEGMDQSRNKIIQDTELLRESSRQTICHLNKEKEVFQDLTEMFESLQQELEVMWKQQEAMKGAIMTGQEGMNAMDRSFLRLKDEIEEMRERVGTFERYMSTIKDSGSLIQAIAEQTRMLALNASIEVGRTEGEGRGFHVIAEEIRKLADRSKSAAIEIDQRMKDVLSLGRYFSDKCKDLGREIETQERIVDSEKDSFHEIMTGMESLRAYMDLSESHLITGKEVIPKMADAQNGMDHIVHKQSTYTEDLFEIMNHHQTDMRNLEEIQTGITEMTKEMLALVLSNQWKVEVETHEPADGRGSEKLKSRIAS, from the coding sequence TTGTTAAATGATGTTGGAAGGAAATTTAAACAGCGCAGGATGGGGAGCAGAAGACGATCTTTAAGCTTTCAATGGAGATTATCGCTCGTCCTTGCGCTCTTTTTGTTAATAGCGGTAATTCTTATTGGTTTCCTTTCCTATTCAAAAGCGAAAGAAAGTCAAATGCAGTTTATCCAGGACCGCCTGGACAGGGAATTGGTGATGATACAGGATATTTCGAAGCAGCTCATGTATGCCTTTGTAGGAGAGGAGGAACAGTTTCAGAAAAGAATGCAGGTCTATGTCAACGCTCAGCAAGCTCAACTGGTACAGGACGGCCTGGATGCTGAAATGTATCTTCTTACTGATTCTGGAATCATTACTTATTCTTCCAATAGGGAGGAGATCTTTCCAGAAGAGTATTTGGATAAAATAAAGGAAACGGAAAGTGGTACGAAAACATGGAAAGTGGATGGGGAGGAGATCCTAGTCACCTTTGCTCCCGTTCAAGAGTTGCAGGGCATATACATCATCCGTATACCTGCTGCCGATATTATGGAGGAAATCAACAATCTGGCCGCATATATCTTCTTTATAGGAGTGCTGGTATTTGTCCTTACCGTTCTGGTGGTATATTGGGCCGTGAAGAAGATAGTCCGGCCGCTCAACCGCTTGGAGGGCGTGATGGATAAAGCCGGGGAAGGGACGTTGAAGGACCCGTCTTTTGTGAAAACAACGATACCGGAAATACAGTCCTTGAAAAAAAGTTACAGCAAACTGATCAGCAAAATAACTGGAATCTTGTCCTCCGTTACTGCTGCCGCTCACCGGTTGGGAGAAGGTGGGGAAGGTTTAAGAAGAGCTTTTGAGGGGATGGACCAGTCAAGAAATAAAATCATTCAAGACACAGAACTTTTACGGGAATCTAGCCGACAAACTATCTGTCATCTCAATAAAGAAAAAGAAGTTTTTCAAGACTTAACGGAGATGTTTGAAAGCTTACAACAAGAACTGGAAGTAATGTGGAAACAACAAGAGGCAATGAAGGGTGCGATTATGACTGGACAGGAAGGGATGAATGCAATGGACCGTTCTTTTCTTCGGTTAAAAGATGAAATAGAAGAAATGAGGGAACGGGTCGGAACGTTTGAGCGGTATATGTCCACCATTAAAGATTCTGGTTCTTTGATTCAAGCGATTGCAGAGCAGACAAGAATGCTTGCACTGAATGCTTCAATCGAAGTAGGGAGAACAGAAGGAGAAGGTCGGGGCTTCCACGTCATAGCAGAAGAGATTCGAAAGTTAGCCGATCGTTCGAAGTCGGCAGCGATAGAAATTGATCAGCGTATGAAAGATGTTTTGTCTTTAGGAAGATACTTCTCCGATAAATGTAAGGATTTAGGCAGAGAGATCGAAACGCAGGAGAGGATCGTCGACAGTGAAAAGGATAGCTTCCATGAAATTATGACTGGGATGGAAAGCCTCCGTGCCTATATGGACCTTTCGGAAAGTCATTTGATTACAGGCAAAGAAGTCATTCCTAAAATGGCGGACGCTCAGAATGGAATGGACCATATCGTACATAAACAATCCACATACACCGAAGACCTTTTCGAAATCATGAACCATCATCAGACAGACATGAGAAACTTAGAAGAGATTCAGACCGGCATCACAGAGATGACGAAGGAAATGTTGGCCTTGGTTTTGTCCAATCAATGGAAGGTTGAAGTGGAGACACATGAGCCGGCGGACGGACGGGGCTCTGAGAAGCTAAAGTCCCGCATAGCATCTTAA
- a CDS encoding PstS family phosphate ABC transporter substrate-binding protein, with product MNNLKKFALLSVLMLVMGVLAACGSDNDSSAEGSDSESGDGVSGPIAIDGSSTVFPIMENLTYTYNQDNPDVNVTVNASGSGGGFKKSTVGEIDLSNASRPIKEEEMAAAEENDVQLEELELAYDGLSVVVSKENDFVDELTIDQLKQIFLDSSDVQTWSDINPEWPDEQIKIFSPGHDSGTFDYFNEVILEEEPMKEGKNTTLSEDDNVLVRGIENDPNAIGFFGYAYYAENEDKLKVLGISEDGGEAVKPNPETIQDGSYTPLSRPLFTYVNVDAYKEKEQVQDFTTYLLENAGKAAEEVGYVALPEEKYQEQLETVKGWTE from the coding sequence ATGAACAACTTGAAGAAATTTGCACTACTTTCTGTATTAATGCTTGTAATGGGTGTATTGGCAGCGTGTGGGTCGGACAACGATTCATCTGCAGAAGGTTCTGATTCCGAAAGTGGAGACGGAGTATCCGGTCCAATCGCCATTGACGGTTCATCTACTGTATTTCCAATCATGGAAAACCTGACATATACGTATAACCAGGACAATCCGGATGTCAATGTGACAGTTAACGCTTCCGGATCAGGCGGCGGATTCAAGAAATCAACGGTCGGAGAAATCGACTTGAGCAATGCTTCCCGTCCTATTAAGGAAGAAGAGATGGCTGCAGCAGAAGAAAACGATGTACAGTTGGAAGAGCTTGAACTTGCCTATGATGGTCTTTCCGTCGTAGTAAGTAAAGAAAACGACTTCGTCGATGAATTGACAATCGATCAGCTGAAGCAGATCTTCCTTGATTCTTCGGATGTACAAACTTGGTCTGACATCAATCCGGAATGGCCGGATGAGCAAATCAAAATCTTCAGCCCTGGTCACGATTCCGGTACGTTCGACTACTTCAATGAAGTCATTCTTGAAGAAGAGCCGATGAAAGAAGGCAAGAACACGACCCTTTCTGAAGACGACAACGTCCTAGTACGCGGAATTGAGAATGATCCAAATGCGATCGGATTCTTCGGATATGCGTATTATGCAGAGAATGAAGACAAGCTTAAGGTTCTTGGAATTTCTGAGGATGGTGGAGAAGCAGTTAAACCGAATCCAGAAACGATTCAGGATGGTTCTTACACACCGCTTTCCCGTCCATTGTTCACTTACGTAAACGTGGATGCATACAAAGAGAAGGAGCAGGTTCAGGATTTCACAACATACCTGCTTGAGAATGCCGGTAAGGCAGCAGAAGAAGTTGGTTATGTAGCTCTGCCTGAAGAGAAGTATCAAGAACAGCTGGAAACAGTAAAAGGCTGGACGGAATAA
- a CDS encoding Na/Pi cotransporter family protein — MDINVQQMIFEFIGGLGIFLFGIKYMGDGLQKVAGDRLRELLDRFTSNPLMGVIAGMVVTILVQSSSTTTVLTVGLVNAGFMTFRQAIGVIMGANIGTTFTAFIIGIDIKAYGLPILAVGALMIFFFKNKKVTNIGQTVFGLGSLFFGLELMSGGMKPLRSLEAFHELTLSMSENPILGVVIGTLFTVIVQSSSATIGILQGLFGEGLVDLKAALPVLFGDNIGTTITAVIAAIGASVGAKRAATVHVIFNVIGATVFLILLHPFTLYVGWLQDKFNLGPEMTIAFAHGSFNIANTIVQFPFVAFLAWLVVKLVPGDDSLIDHKPQHLDPIFIEQSPSLALDQAKEEVVRMGEYAYKGLEETSLYLNSKQQKHSEIALQIEEALNNLDRKITDYLVDLSQASLTDEESKKHSTLMDSVRDIERMGDHFENIIELIDYKNSNKVNLTPQAIEDLNTMIDLTLMTVKQSIKSLETMSREEALAVVQKENELDRMERSYRKKHIIRLNEGVCTGQAGIVFVDMISNLERIGDHAVNIAEEVLGEKESL; from the coding sequence TTGGATATCAACGTGCAGCAGATGATATTTGAATTCATCGGCGGACTCGGTATTTTCCTTTTTGGTATTAAGTATATGGGGGACGGACTTCAGAAAGTAGCTGGAGACCGCCTGAGAGAACTGTTAGATCGCTTTACCAGTAATCCATTGATGGGTGTCATCGCTGGTATGGTCGTAACGATCCTCGTTCAAAGTAGTTCGACAACTACTGTTTTGACCGTCGGACTTGTAAACGCTGGTTTTATGACATTCCGACAAGCAATCGGAGTTATTATGGGGGCCAATATCGGTACGACGTTTACAGCGTTCATCATTGGTATCGATATTAAAGCTTACGGTCTTCCGATCTTAGCAGTCGGTGCCCTGATGATTTTCTTCTTTAAGAATAAAAAAGTAACAAATATTGGACAAACCGTCTTCGGTCTGGGATCTCTGTTCTTCGGACTGGAGCTCATGAGCGGTGGAATGAAGCCTCTCCGATCCTTGGAAGCTTTCCACGAATTGACGTTAAGCATGAGTGAAAACCCGATCCTCGGTGTCGTCATCGGTACATTGTTCACCGTTATTGTTCAGAGTTCCAGTGCAACAATTGGAATTCTGCAAGGGCTGTTCGGGGAAGGTCTGGTCGATTTAAAGGCAGCTCTTCCTGTGCTTTTCGGGGATAACATCGGAACGACGATTACTGCTGTCATCGCAGCTATCGGTGCCAGTGTCGGAGCGAAGCGTGCGGCTACCGTCCACGTTATATTCAACGTAATTGGAGCAACGGTATTCTTAATCCTTCTTCATCCGTTTACGCTTTATGTCGGCTGGCTTCAGGATAAATTTAATCTGGGACCAGAAATGACGATTGCTTTTGCCCACGGATCTTTCAACATTGCTAACACGATCGTGCAGTTCCCGTTCGTAGCTTTCCTTGCTTGGCTGGTTGTGAAGCTGGTACCTGGAGATGACTCTTTGATCGACCATAAGCCGCAGCATTTGGATCCGATCTTTATTGAACAGTCTCCATCTCTTGCGCTCGACCAGGCCAAAGAAGAAGTGGTCCGCATGGGAGAGTACGCATATAAAGGCTTGGAGGAAACGAGCCTTTACTTGAACAGTAAACAGCAGAAACACTCAGAAATTGCTTTGCAGATCGAAGAAGCCTTGAACAATCTCGATCGGAAGATTACCGACTATCTTGTCGATCTTTCCCAAGCTTCCTTAACGGACGAAGAGAGTAAGAAACACTCCACCCTTATGGATTCTGTCCGGGATATCGAGCGTATGGGAGATCACTTCGAGAACATTATCGAGCTGATCGATTACAAGAACTCCAACAAGGTGAATTTGACACCGCAGGCAATCGAAGATTTAAATACGATGATTGATTTGACTTTGATGACGGTGAAACAGTCCATTAAATCTCTGGAAACAATGAGCAGAGAAGAAGCGCTCGCCGTTGTTCAGAAAGAGAATGAGTTGGATCGTATGGAAAGAAGCTACCGCAAGAAGCATATCATTCGTTTGAATGAAGGCGTCTGTACAGGACAGGCCGGTATCGTCTTTGTAGATATGATCAGCAATCTGGAACGTATCGGCGACCATGCCGTGAACATTGCGGAAGAAGTTCTTGGTGAAAAAGAAAGCCTGTAA
- a CDS encoding NfeD family protein: MLTYDWVALFITLLGTMFLIGELLVNMRGVFAVLGLGFITVYFSSYLAPEMFVIMMLVYLLGIALIIIDGKVVNDGTLATIGAVTMIIAVGFSAPNWVAGLYSVIGVIIGGAASLVFLKVFKRRDMWTKMTLNDQLTSEMGYNSMNESYSHLVGSSGTTLTDMRPVGTIRVNGKEYSAVSNGKWLGKGESIRVAAVDGTKILVEKT, from the coding sequence GTGTTAACCTATGACTGGGTCGCCTTATTCATTACCTTGCTCGGGACGATGTTCCTCATCGGAGAACTCCTTGTCAATATGCGGGGGGTCTTCGCGGTTCTCGGTCTCGGATTCATAACCGTTTATTTTTCCAGTTATCTAGCGCCGGAGATGTTCGTCATTATGATGCTTGTGTATTTACTCGGCATCGCCTTGATCATCATTGATGGAAAAGTCGTCAATGATGGGACACTTGCAACTATTGGAGCCGTTACAATGATTATTGCCGTCGGTTTCAGTGCCCCCAACTGGGTTGCCGGCCTATACAGCGTGATCGGTGTAATTATCGGCGGGGCCGCCTCGCTCGTATTTCTTAAAGTGTTCAAACGTCGGGATATGTGGACGAAGATGACGTTGAATGACCAGCTCACATCGGAAATGGGATACAATTCCATGAACGAATCTTACAGTCATTTAGTAGGCAGCAGTGGAACAACGTTGACAGACATGAGGCCTGTAGGGACGATCCGTGTGAATGGAAAAGAGTACAGTGCCGTATCCAATGGAAAGTGGCTGGGCAAAGGAGAATCGATAAGGGTGGCTGCTGTGGATGGGACTAAAATACTGGTTGAAAAGACTTAA
- the pstC gene encoding phosphate ABC transporter permease subunit PstC gives MDKGLQSEGKMIDVQQMIEENKRKKTMGERMERVIPFFLLLCAAVSVLTTAGILFTLLRESIGFFSEVNLFDFYTGTQWSPWSGEYGIAPLIGGTLLITLIATVVAVPLGLMSAIFLSEYASDRVRRIIKPILEVLAGIPTVVYGYFALTFITPLFQSFIPDLGIFNAMSAGVVVGIMIIPMIASLSEDAMNSVPNALREGAYGLGATKLEVVFKVVLPAAFSGIVASVVLAVSRAIGETMIVTIAAGATPNMTFNPTESIQTMTAFIVQAATGDTTFGSTIYYSLYAVGMTLFVFTLVMNLIAQFISRRFREEY, from the coding sequence ATGGACAAAGGATTGCAATCAGAGGGGAAAATGATTGATGTCCAACAGATGATAGAAGAGAACAAAAGAAAGAAAACCATGGGGGAGCGTATGGAACGTGTCATCCCGTTCTTCCTTCTATTGTGTGCAGCCGTTAGTGTACTGACAACAGCAGGTATTTTGTTCACATTGTTACGGGAGTCTATCGGATTTTTCTCCGAGGTGAATCTCTTTGATTTTTATACAGGAACCCAGTGGTCCCCGTGGTCCGGGGAATATGGGATTGCACCATTGATCGGTGGAACGCTTTTGATTACATTGATCGCTACAGTTGTAGCAGTTCCGCTCGGATTAATGTCCGCTATTTTCTTGAGTGAGTACGCAAGTGATCGAGTAAGAAGGATTATCAAGCCGATTCTGGAAGTGTTGGCTGGTATTCCTACGGTCGTTTATGGATATTTCGCATTGACGTTCATTACACCTTTGTTTCAGTCCTTCATTCCTGACTTAGGAATATTCAACGCCATGAGTGCAGGTGTCGTCGTTGGAATTATGATTATTCCCATGATCGCCTCTTTGTCGGAAGATGCAATGAATTCCGTGCCGAACGCGCTTCGGGAAGGTGCGTATGGACTCGGTGCAACCAAGTTGGAAGTTGTCTTTAAAGTGGTCCTTCCAGCTGCATTCTCTGGAATTGTCGCTTCCGTCGTTCTCGCTGTATCGCGGGCTATTGGGGAAACGATGATTGTAACGATTGCGGCAGGTGCCACCCCTAATATGACATTCAACCCTACGGAATCCATTCAGACGATGACGGCGTTTATTGTGCAGGCGGCAACGGGTGATACGACGTTTGGCTCTACGATTTATTACAGCCTTTATGCTGTAGGAATGACGTTGTTCGTCTTTACGCTTGTCATGAACCTAATTGCACAATTTATATCACGCAGGTTCAGGGAGGAATATTGA
- a CDS encoding MFS transporter produces MVSSLRTWLGREDVPKDLLLLLLIGGLYSLGIFLSSTFVNIYLWKQSNSYTDIAMYNLAIYVMQPLTFIFAGKCAKRIDRVIVLRAGVTVLSLFFMTVLIVGERAAEFNIMLGALLGIGYGFYWLAYNVLTFEITEPETRDFFNGFLGVLQSLGGMSGPLLAGFIISRLNNFTGYTVIFTISFSLFIVAVLVSFGLSRRKAAGVFSFRQIVRERKRNGNWRKILHAHVSQGFREGIFLFAVTIWIFLMTQNELSLGVFNLVYSGFSFLFYFLVSKIVKPYNRKKAIFISGLVLYLNVLLLLISDTMPLLLLYGAIAGMFFPLLYVPYVSLTYDVIGKSWNAAEMRIEYIVVREIFLNIGRVVSIIIFLLAIALISPETGIPYILLIVGGGHFFIYFFIKGIDTRVSRASHN; encoded by the coding sequence ATGGTGAGCAGCTTGCGAACGTGGCTCGGCCGCGAAGACGTACCGAAAGATTTGTTGTTGTTGCTTTTGATCGGAGGCTTATACTCGCTTGGCATCTTCTTATCCAGTACATTTGTGAACATATATTTGTGGAAGCAATCCAACAGCTATACAGATATAGCCATGTATAATTTGGCCATTTATGTCATGCAGCCATTGACATTCATCTTTGCTGGAAAGTGTGCCAAACGAATCGACAGAGTCATTGTGCTTAGAGCCGGGGTGACCGTTTTATCTCTTTTCTTTATGACGGTATTGATTGTAGGGGAAAGGGCAGCCGAGTTCAATATTATGCTCGGCGCACTGCTTGGTATCGGCTATGGCTTTTACTGGCTTGCCTATAATGTCTTGACCTTTGAAATTACGGAACCGGAAACGAGGGACTTCTTCAACGGATTTCTAGGGGTTCTACAGTCCCTTGGTGGAATGAGTGGACCACTGCTTGCTGGTTTCATCATTTCCCGGCTGAATAATTTTACAGGATACACCGTCATCTTTACGATATCTTTCAGCTTATTTATCGTAGCGGTGCTTGTAAGCTTCGGTTTATCGAGAAGGAAGGCGGCGGGGGTATTTTCTTTCAGGCAGATAGTAAGGGAGAGAAAGCGAAACGGCAATTGGCGAAAAATCCTTCATGCCCACGTATCTCAGGGCTTCCGGGAAGGGATCTTCTTGTTTGCTGTCACCATCTGGATTTTTCTAATGACCCAGAATGAGCTGTCGCTTGGCGTTTTCAACCTGGTTTATTCCGGCTTCTCCTTCCTTTTTTACTTCCTTGTAAGTAAAATAGTGAAGCCTTATAACAGAAAAAAGGCCATCTTCATATCGGGGCTTGTCTTATATTTGAATGTCCTGCTTTTGCTCATCAGTGATACGATGCCGCTCCTCCTTTTATACGGTGCCATTGCCGGAATGTTCTTCCCGCTGTTATATGTTCCCTATGTCTCCCTGACCTATGATGTGATAGGGAAGTCCTGGAACGCTGCCGAAATGAGGATCGAATACATCGTTGTGCGCGAAATTTTCTTGAATATCGGCCGTGTCGTATCGATTATCATTTTCCTTCTGGCGATTGCGCTCATATCTCCGGAAACGGGAATTCCTTATATTCTTTTGATTGTAGGTGGAGGACATTTCTTCATTTACTTTTTTATAAAAGGGATTGATACGAGGGTGTCCAGAGCGTCACATAATTGA